One Ranitomeya imitator isolate aRanImi1 chromosome 1, aRanImi1.pri, whole genome shotgun sequence DNA window includes the following coding sequences:
- the LOC138669322 gene encoding uncharacterized protein: MSAGNEERSPPHTEQHVETSVRIRRPQRLQMLGVLLEYLNQQRLQSQTRRRKMWVHPIVEERTMKGHFHVLYQDLRRYQDKFTAFCRLSIPAFDQLLSVVRAELTYEDTVMRKSISAEERLLITLRFLATGESYTSLHLQFRVGKSTISQIVRCTCTVIWQKLQPMVMPSPTEETWLQVAAGFQSVANFPNCIGAVDGKHVRVQQPPRSGSRFFNYKKYFSVVLMAVADAHYKFVAIDVGAYGSTGDSRVLRTSQIGMQILQDGGTLPAPRPLPGSIHPVPFVMVSDEAFALTTNLLRPYPRRGLDARRRIFNYRLSRARRYVECTFGIMSSQWRIFHTPIQLDTDTVDTVIKACCVLHNYARDYSIDIDVEHQQPVFNPVVNVGLGRPSSSGVFVRETFTDYFMSPEGAVHWQYYCVGDVQPDQQRMDEN, from the exons ATGAGTGCTGGTAATGAAGAACGTAGCCCACCGCATACAGAACAGCATGTTGAAACGTCTGTCCGGATACGCAGGCCACAGCGCCTCCAGATGCTTGGGGTTTTACTGGAGTATCTGAATCAGCAAAGATTGCAG TCGCAGACCAGAAGAAGAAAAATGTGGGTACACCCAATAGTGGAAGAAAGAACTATGAAGGGACATTTTCATGTTCTATATCAAGATTTGAGGAG ATATCAAGATAAATTCACAGCGTTTTGTAGGCTGAGCATACCAGCTTTTGATCAACTTCTTTCGGTAGTCCGTGCTGAGCTGACATACGAGGACACTGTGATGcggaagtccatctctgctgaggaaaggctgctcatcaccttgcg atttttggccacaggagagagctatacatccctgcacctccaatttagggttggtaaatctaccatctctcaaattgtgaggtgcacatgtaccgtcatctggcagaagttgcagcccatggtgatgccttccccaaccgaggagacttggctgcaggttgcagcaggctttcagtctgtggccaatttcccaaactgcataggtgcagtcgatggtaaacatgtaagggttcagcagccaccacgatcaggatcacgcttctttaactataagaagtatttttctgtggtcctgatggcggtggctgatgcccattacaaatttgttgccattgacgttggtgcctatggtagtactggggattctcgggtgttgcgaacgtcacagattgggatgcaaattcttcaagatggcggaacgctcccagccccaagacctttgccgggttccatacatccagtgccctttgtgatggtatcggatgaggccttTGCTTTAACGActaacctgctgcgcccatacccacgaaggggactggatgcccgacggaggatttttaattatcggctgagtcgtgcacgaagatatgtggaatgcacctttgggatcatgagtagtcagtggaggatctttcacacacccatccagctggatactgacaccgttgacactgtgattaaggcttgctgtgtactccacaactatgctcgtgactACAGCATTGACATAGATGTGGAgcaccagcagccagtatttaatccagtggtcaacgtgggTCTGGGAAGACCATCCAGCTCCGGTGTGTTTGTGAGAgaaaccttcactgactactttatgagtccagaaggtgccgtgcactggcaatactactGTGTCGGTGATGTGCAGCCGGACCAGCAGAGGATGGACGAAAACTAA